The proteins below come from a single Cloacibacillus sp. An23 genomic window:
- a CDS encoding TAXI family TRAP transporter solute-binding subunit gives MKKGIIVTFMALLAALAVTTVAAAAPTYMSIATGGTSGTYYVVGGAIAAAVTKGGKIQCTAETGNASVANMNLVATEGIEIAFVQNDITYWAYNGELMFQGKPVKNIRAVASLYPEHIQAVVTKDSGIKTIADLKGKRVGVGAPGSGVEGDVQAIFKVAGLTYDDLSKADFLDFAATTSRFKDNQIDAGFVVAGYPTASIMDLTTTKDVSLLSFDDEMLAKLQKEYPFFVPSSVPANTYSGITQETKTPAVMAILVTNDSVPEEMIYEFLTAMYGNLGDIAAVHAKGKEITLEGALDGLTCPLHPGAEKFFKEKGILK, from the coding sequence ATGAAGAAGGGTATCATCGTAACGTTTATGGCATTGCTGGCGGCCCTCGCGGTCACCACAGTCGCCGCGGCGGCTCCTACCTACATGTCGATCGCCACCGGCGGCACGTCCGGGACTTACTACGTAGTCGGCGGCGCGATAGCGGCGGCGGTCACGAAGGGCGGAAAGATACAGTGCACCGCCGAGACCGGAAACGCCTCTGTCGCGAATATGAACCTCGTCGCTACGGAGGGCATAGAGATAGCGTTCGTACAGAACGACATCACTTATTGGGCCTATAACGGAGAGCTGATGTTCCAGGGCAAGCCTGTCAAGAACATCCGCGCGGTCGCCTCGCTCTATCCCGAGCATATTCAGGCGGTCGTGACGAAGGATTCCGGCATAAAGACGATAGCCGACCTTAAGGGCAAGCGCGTCGGAGTCGGCGCTCCGGGCTCCGGCGTCGAGGGCGACGTACAGGCTATATTCAAAGTCGCGGGACTGACCTACGACGACCTGTCGAAGGCCGACTTCCTGGACTTCGCCGCGACTACGAGCCGTTTTAAGGACAACCAGATCGACGCAGGATTCGTCGTCGCCGGATATCCGACGGCCTCTATAATGGACCTCACGACGACGAAGGACGTCAGTCTCCTCAGCTTCGACGACGAGATGCTCGCGAAGCTCCAGAAGGAATATCCCTTCTTCGTGCCGAGCTCCGTACCTGCGAACACCTACAGCGGCATAACGCAGGAGACGAAGACCCCCGCCGTCATGGCCATCCTCGTCACGAACGACTCCGTCCCGGAAGAAATGATTTATGAGTTCCTGACCGCTATGTACGGCAACCTGGGCGACATCGCCGCCGTCCACGCGAAGGGCAAGGAAATCACCCTTGAAGGCGCTCTCGACGGACTTACCTGCCCGCTGCATCCCGGCGCGGAGAAGTTCTTCAAGGAAAAGGGTATACTCAAGTAA